Proteins from a genomic interval of Diaminobutyricimonas aerilata:
- a CDS encoding tetratricopeptide repeat protein, translating into MEAASARLEEIGNQRSTPAVNEKVTLLRLLGRIDEAMVLANEAVRQARFGGDREMLLLARIRRAVLLHAQGKSDRALVELADCATEAGAHDWPQVEAFALQHRGRVSFDREDYEAALRDFRDALTIRVRIRAEAELIDGSMLAIAITESKLGHPV; encoded by the coding sequence GTGGAGGCGGCATCGGCGCGCCTCGAGGAGATCGGGAATCAGCGTTCGACCCCGGCCGTCAACGAGAAGGTCACGCTGCTGCGACTGCTCGGCCGCATCGACGAGGCGATGGTGCTCGCGAACGAGGCCGTGCGTCAGGCCCGCTTCGGCGGCGACCGCGAGATGCTGCTGCTCGCCCGCATCCGCCGCGCCGTGCTCCTGCACGCGCAGGGCAAATCGGACCGCGCGCTCGTCGAACTCGCCGATTGCGCCACGGAGGCTGGCGCACACGACTGGCCGCAGGTGGAGGCGTTCGCCCTGCAGCACCGCGGGCGGGTGTCGTTCGACCGCGAGGACTACGAGGCCGCGCTGCGCGACTTCCGCGACGCGCTCACCATCCGCGTGCGCATCCGCGCCGAGGCGGAGCTCATCGACGGGTCGATGCTCGCGATCGCCATCACCGAGTCCAAGCTGGGTCACCCGGTCTGA
- a CDS encoding SprT-like domain-containing protein yields the protein MAELDRVRRWADALIHLHLDPAVWSFGFDNAKTRAGLCNYTEHRITVSRHLASRFEDDEIHQVLLHEVAHAMAGPRAGHGPRWKAIAREIGYTGKRLHDGEIATELAPWVGTCPAGHVHYRYRRPARPLACGRCSRRYDPAHAIDWVKRAA from the coding sequence GTGGCTGAACTCGACCGGGTGCGCAGATGGGCGGATGCGCTGATCCATCTGCATCTGGATCCTGCGGTGTGGTCGTTCGGTTTCGACAACGCGAAGACGCGTGCCGGGCTGTGCAACTACACCGAGCACCGCATCACCGTGTCGCGTCATCTGGCCTCGCGCTTCGAAGACGACGAGATCCACCAGGTGCTGCTGCACGAGGTGGCGCACGCGATGGCGGGTCCGCGCGCCGGTCACGGCCCGCGGTGGAAGGCGATCGCGCGTGAGATCGGCTACACCGGCAAGCGACTGCACGACGGGGAGATCGCGACCGAGCTCGCCCCCTGGGTCGGTACGTGCCCGGCCGGGCACGTGCACTACCGCTACCGCCGACCGGCACGCCCGCTCGCGTGCGGGCGCTGCTCGCGCCGGTACGACCCGGCGCACGCGATCGACTGGGTCAAGCGCGCGGCGTGA
- a CDS encoding CGNR zinc finger domain-containing protein — MTAGQWMTGTDGPRWWFESGAVSLDFAYTGEVDGGRVQQEQFGRPDDLGAWLAARFDGIDAHVDDRALADALLLRSAIGAAARTVSRNTAPDADAIDTINLFAATPDIPPSLEGGRRRAGATRVQARQALSTIARDAVRILGAHPDRIRECSGEDCDLLYYDESRSGSRRWCAMQRCGNRAKVRAHRARARTARTGHTGRAPDGSA; from the coding sequence GTGACCGCGGGCCAATGGATGACCGGCACGGACGGCCCCCGCTGGTGGTTCGAGTCCGGGGCCGTGAGCCTCGACTTCGCGTACACCGGCGAGGTCGACGGGGGCCGCGTGCAGCAGGAACAGTTCGGCCGGCCCGACGATCTCGGCGCCTGGCTCGCCGCGCGATTCGACGGCATCGACGCCCACGTCGACGACCGCGCTCTCGCGGATGCCCTGCTGCTGCGTTCCGCGATCGGTGCCGCGGCGCGCACGGTGAGCCGGAACACCGCCCCCGACGCCGACGCGATCGACACGATCAACCTCTTCGCCGCGACGCCCGACATCCCGCCCTCGCTCGAGGGCGGACGCCGCCGGGCCGGCGCCACGCGCGTGCAGGCGCGGCAGGCACTGTCGACGATCGCGCGCGACGCAGTGCGCATCCTCGGCGCCCATCCCGACCGCATCCGCGAGTGCTCCGGCGAGGACTGCGACCTCCTCTACTACGACGAGTCGCGCTCGGGCTCCCGCCGCTGGTGCGCGATGCAGCGCTGCGGCAACCGCGCGAAGGTGCGCGCGCACCGCGCCCGTGCCCGGACCGCCCGCACGGGACACACGGGACGCGCGCCCGACGGATCCGCCTGA
- a CDS encoding DUF427 domain-containing protein, with the protein MKAMLGDTVVAEAPKEDLIQIEGNWYFPPSSVNDSLLEKSPTPYTCPWKGECQYFSVKNGDTLLQDRAWSYPTPYPTAFDRVGKDFSNYVAFWKDVRVVD; encoded by the coding sequence ATGAAGGCGATGCTGGGCGACACGGTGGTGGCGGAGGCTCCGAAGGAGGACCTCATCCAGATCGAGGGCAACTGGTACTTCCCGCCGTCGAGCGTGAACGACAGCCTGCTCGAGAAGAGCCCGACCCCGTACACGTGTCCGTGGAAGGGCGAGTGCCAGTACTTCAGCGTGAAGAACGGTGACACCCTGCTGCAGGATCGCGCGTGGAGCTACCCGACCCCGTACCCGACGGCGTTCGACCGGGTCGGCAAGGACTTCAGCAACTACGTCGCGTTCTGGAAGGACGTGCGCGTCGTCGACTGA
- a CDS encoding 2-phosphosulfolactate phosphatase yields MTNPYDQGKYQVRFEWGLAGARSVLDDVDVVVVVDVLSFSTTVDVALSHGVTVLPAAPEDAAALAAAHGARLAGGRGEELSLAPSSYGPEHAGARVVVASPNGSAISAALGGGAVEVVAASLRNRRAVAEWVLARQEAKADRFRVAVVAAGERWPDGSTRVAVEDLFGAGAIIDALADLGIDHTSPEAAAAGASFAGLRNAVKHLVSASASARELVDAGFADDVRLAAQLDVSTLVPVLRESSFTA; encoded by the coding sequence GTGACGAACCCGTACGACCAGGGCAAGTATCAGGTGCGCTTCGAGTGGGGCCTCGCCGGCGCCCGCTCGGTGCTCGACGACGTCGATGTGGTGGTGGTCGTCGACGTGCTGTCGTTCTCGACGACCGTCGACGTGGCCCTCTCGCACGGCGTCACGGTGCTTCCCGCGGCGCCCGAGGACGCGGCGGCGCTCGCCGCGGCGCACGGCGCGCGACTGGCAGGGGGACGCGGCGAGGAGTTGAGCCTCGCCCCGTCCTCGTACGGCCCCGAGCACGCCGGCGCCCGCGTCGTGGTCGCCTCGCCGAACGGCTCCGCGATCTCGGCGGCGCTCGGCGGCGGGGCGGTCGAGGTCGTCGCGGCGAGCCTGCGCAACCGCCGCGCGGTCGCCGAATGGGTGCTCGCCCGTCAGGAGGCGAAGGCCGACCGGTTCCGCGTCGCGGTCGTGGCCGCCGGGGAGCGCTGGCCGGACGGGTCCACGCGAGTCGCCGTCGAGGACCTCTTCGGCGCCGGCGCGATCATCGACGCGCTCGCCGATCTCGGCATCGATCACACGTCGCCGGAGGCCGCCGCGGCCGGAGCCTCGTTCGCCGGCCTGCGTAACGCGGTCAAGCACCTCGTCTCCGCATCCGCATCGGCACGCGAACTCGTGGACGCCGGCTTCGCCGACGACGTGCGCCTCGCGGCGCAGCTCGACGTGTCGACGCTCGTGCCCGTGCTGCGGGAATCCAGCTTCACCGCTTAA
- a CDS encoding DUF2000 domain-containing protein, with protein sequence MASTVGFATEEIDTAAPTRAARLKWVVVVNEELPTGVAANAVVCVAAATATGVEGLLGADAVDADGAAHPGLPWAGCTVLRASADQLRSLRSAAATSEGAFVADMPAAAQSTRVYDEYRAQLAEIPGDDIEYYAVSIVGPRNRVDRLVRRLPLL encoded by the coding sequence GTGGCATCGACCGTGGGATTCGCGACCGAGGAGATCGACACCGCCGCGCCGACGCGTGCAGCGCGACTGAAGTGGGTCGTCGTCGTGAACGAGGAACTGCCGACCGGCGTCGCGGCCAACGCCGTCGTGTGCGTCGCCGCCGCGACGGCGACCGGGGTGGAGGGGCTGCTCGGCGCCGACGCCGTCGATGCCGACGGGGCGGCGCATCCGGGACTCCCGTGGGCGGGCTGCACGGTGCTGCGGGCGTCCGCCGATCAGCTGCGCTCGTTGCGTTCCGCGGCGGCGACGAGCGAGGGGGCCTTCGTCGCCGACATGCCCGCCGCGGCGCAATCGACGCGCGTGTACGACGAATACCGCGCGCAGCTCGCCGAGATCCCCGGTGACGACATCGAGTACTACGCCGTCAGCATCGTCGGTCCGCGCAACCGCGTGGACCGACTCGTGCGCCGGTTGCCGCTGCTCTAG
- a CDS encoding Lrp/AsnC family transcriptional regulator, which yields MDELDRAILRELQSDARRSNRDVAAAVGVAPSTALERTRSLRERGIIRGAVLDVDLAGIGRPVQALIAVRIRPPSRPVIEGFRDWAASLPETLGVFVTAGNEDFIIHVAVPDNDSLYGFVIDRLTERREVADVRTSVVYEHLRNPGIAPA from the coding sequence GTGGACGAACTTGATCGCGCGATCCTGCGGGAATTGCAGTCGGATGCGCGGCGCAGCAATCGCGACGTCGCCGCGGCTGTCGGGGTCGCTCCGAGCACCGCCCTCGAGCGCACCCGCTCCTTGCGCGAGCGCGGCATCATCCGGGGCGCCGTGCTCGATGTCGACCTCGCCGGCATCGGCCGACCGGTGCAGGCGCTCATCGCCGTACGCATCCGGCCGCCCTCGCGCCCGGTGATCGAGGGCTTCCGCGACTGGGCCGCTTCGCTGCCGGAGACGCTCGGCGTGTTCGTCACCGCCGGCAACGAGGACTTCATCATCCACGTCGCCGTGCCCGACAACGACAGCCTCTACGGGTTCGTGATCGACCGGCTCACCGAGCGCCGCGAGGTCGCCGACGTGCGCACCTCCGTCGTCTACGAACACCTGCGGAACCCGGGCATCGCGCCCGCCTGA
- a CDS encoding DUF1684 domain-containing protein, which yields MSALEVADWRRRVFAMYADVRADPDPASAHARWVAARDELFATHPSTPLLPQDRDGFTGLPVTTYDPAWRFEAEVEPADGQRIEVETGTDGSVPFERIGVVRLPGVGSLDVWRLASYAGGLFVPVKDALAGRPGGTYGGGRYLLDTVKGADLGPGSTPDSLVLDFNFAYNPSCAYDPMWACPLAQPGNVVPVEIPVGERYDGEY from the coding sequence ATGAGCGCTCTCGAGGTCGCCGACTGGCGACGACGCGTGTTCGCGATGTACGCCGATGTGCGGGCGGATCCGGATCCCGCGTCCGCGCACGCCCGCTGGGTGGCAGCCCGCGACGAGCTGTTCGCGACGCATCCGTCCACACCGCTGCTGCCGCAGGACCGGGACGGGTTCACCGGACTGCCGGTCACCACGTACGACCCGGCCTGGCGGTTCGAGGCCGAGGTCGAGCCGGCGGACGGGCAGCGCATCGAGGTCGAGACCGGCACCGACGGCTCGGTGCCGTTCGAGCGCATCGGCGTGGTGCGACTTCCCGGCGTCGGGTCCCTCGACGTGTGGCGGCTCGCCTCCTACGCGGGCGGGCTGTTCGTGCCGGTGAAGGACGCCCTCGCCGGTCGACCGGGCGGCACCTACGGCGGCGGCCGGTACCTGCTCGACACGGTCAAGGGCGCCGACCTCGGCCCCGGATCGACCCCGGACTCCCTCGTGCTCGACTTCAACTTCGCGTACAACCCATCGTGCGCGTACGACCCGATGTGGGCCTGCCCGCTGGCCCAGCCGGGCAACGTCGTGCCCGTCGAGATCCCCGTCGGCGAGCGGTACGACGGCGAGTACTGA
- a CDS encoding DEAD/DEAH box helicase, which yields MSETTFGTLGVPAPLVSVLAADGKTSPFPIQVDTLPDTLAGRDVLGRGKTGSGKTLAFSIPMVSRLGGKLAGGKRRSGRPLGLVLAPTRELATQIAAVMQPLAEAYGLKTTTIFGGVSQNRQVAALQAGVDIVVACPGRLEDLMKQGFVSLDAVEITVLDEADHMADLGFLPVVTRIMDKTPSGGQRLLFSATLDNGVDKLVKRFLRNEVLHSVDEANSPVAAMTHHVFEVADADAKKELVRTLASGTGRRILFMRTKHTAKKLAKLLTEQGIPAVDLHGNLSQPQRDRNLAAFGSGEVRVLVATDVAARGVHVDDVELVIHVDPPAEHKAYLHRSGRTARAGSDGDVVTIMTPAQRSDVGVLLRKAGIKVAVQQVTPASPAVTELVGAVAEYVKPAPRAVQQQGGGRSQGANAQRKRAAREGGAEQPRRDRSGRPARTRSRGGSGSAAAAPVRTDRSSAPRLDRSSAEPARAVQSEAAPARARGPRRASAGAGRPIRVGDVVRGNGGGGARRSGR from the coding sequence TTGTCTGAAACGACATTCGGCACGCTCGGCGTGCCCGCCCCCCTCGTCTCCGTGCTCGCCGCGGACGGCAAGACCAGCCCGTTCCCCATCCAGGTCGACACGCTGCCCGACACGCTCGCCGGGCGCGACGTGCTCGGCCGCGGCAAGACCGGATCCGGCAAGACCCTCGCCTTCTCCATCCCGATGGTCTCGCGCCTCGGCGGCAAGCTCGCCGGCGGCAAGCGCCGCTCGGGCCGTCCGCTCGGCCTCGTGCTCGCGCCGACCCGTGAACTCGCGACGCAGATCGCCGCGGTCATGCAGCCCCTCGCCGAGGCGTACGGCCTCAAGACCACCACGATCTTCGGCGGCGTCTCGCAGAACCGTCAGGTCGCGGCGCTGCAGGCCGGCGTCGACATCGTCGTCGCCTGCCCCGGCCGGCTCGAAGACCTCATGAAGCAGGGCTTCGTGAGCCTCGACGCGGTCGAGATCACCGTGCTCGACGAGGCCGACCACATGGCCGACCTCGGGTTCCTGCCCGTCGTCACCCGCATCATGGACAAGACCCCGTCCGGCGGACAGCGCCTGCTCTTCAGCGCCACGCTCGACAACGGCGTGGACAAGCTCGTCAAGCGCTTCCTACGCAACGAGGTGCTGCACTCGGTCGACGAGGCGAACTCGCCGGTCGCCGCGATGACGCATCACGTGTTCGAGGTCGCCGATGCCGACGCCAAGAAGGAGCTCGTGCGCACCCTCGCCTCGGGCACCGGCCGCCGCATCCTGTTCATGCGCACCAAGCACACCGCCAAGAAGCTCGCGAAGCTGCTCACCGAGCAGGGCATCCCCGCGGTCGACCTGCACGGCAACCTGTCGCAGCCGCAGCGTGACCGCAACCTCGCCGCCTTCGGGTCCGGTGAGGTGCGCGTGCTCGTCGCGACCGACGTCGCCGCCCGCGGCGTGCACGTCGACGACGTCGAGCTCGTCATCCACGTCGACCCGCCGGCCGAGCACAAGGCGTACCTGCACCGTTCGGGTCGCACGGCGCGCGCCGGTTCCGACGGCGACGTGGTGACCATCATGACTCCGGCCCAGCGTTCGGATGTCGGGGTGCTGCTGCGCAAGGCCGGTATCAAGGTCGCGGTGCAGCAGGTCACGCCCGCCTCCCCCGCCGTCACGGAACTCGTCGGCGCGGTCGCCGAGTACGTCAAGCCCGCTCCTCGCGCGGTGCAGCAGCAGGGCGGCGGGCGCTCGCAGGGCGCGAACGCCCAGCGCAAGCGCGCCGCCCGTGAGGGTGGCGCGGAGCAGCCCCGTCGCGACCGTTCCGGTCGTCCGGCCCGCACGCGTTCGCGCGGCGGATCGGGATCGGCCGCGGCCGCCCCGGTGCGCACCGACCGCTCGAGCGCCCCGCGACTGGACCGTTCTTCCGCTGAGCCGGCCCGTGCCGTGCAGAGCGAGGCCGCTCCGGCCCGTGCGCGTGGCCCGCGTCGCGCCTCGGCCGGCGCCGGTCGCCCCATCCGCGTCGGTGACGTGGTGCGCGGCAACGGCGGCGGCGGTGCCCGTCGCTCGGGTCGCTGA
- a CDS encoding glycosyltransferase: MSSILFCSTPVIGHIAPLLPVASALADAGHRVRMLTGARYREAVESAGAEWLPLPEAADYDDTRIDELFPGRVGLKGPTLITHDFREIFVRPMEAQAAAVDAALEAVPTDVVLTEALFTGILPLLTRPRSRRPAVLAMGIVPLGLDSRDTAPFGLGIPPLPGAVGRVRNAALRFVAQRVVFASVQRDATARLRGITGHGLPTFVLNWPSLADGIVQFTVPSFEYPRPDLPTEVHFVGPVSRSGRDVPLPAWWSELDGSRPVVHVTQGTIANADVEDLLLPTVRALAAVDVVVVVSTGGRDVAALGELPANAWAAPFLPYDVLLPKTSVLVTNGGYGGVHFAMRHGVPIVIAGQTEDKAEVSARVAWSGVGIDLRSNRPSEEAIRQAVRRVLGEPSYRAASRRIGDDIAAAPGVAGILPLIERYAGSRVE, encoded by the coding sequence ATGTCCTCCATCCTGTTCTGCTCGACCCCCGTCATCGGGCACATCGCCCCGCTGCTGCCCGTCGCGTCGGCCCTCGCCGACGCCGGACACCGGGTGCGGATGCTCACCGGCGCCCGCTACCGGGAGGCCGTCGAGAGCGCGGGCGCGGAGTGGCTCCCGCTGCCCGAGGCCGCCGACTACGACGACACGCGCATCGACGAGCTGTTCCCCGGCCGCGTCGGGCTCAAGGGACCGACTCTCATCACGCACGACTTCCGCGAGATCTTCGTGCGCCCGATGGAGGCTCAGGCGGCCGCCGTCGACGCGGCGCTCGAGGCGGTCCCCACGGACGTGGTGCTCACCGAAGCGTTGTTCACGGGCATCCTCCCGCTGCTCACGCGGCCGCGGAGCCGGCGCCCAGCCGTGCTCGCGATGGGCATCGTGCCGCTCGGCCTCGACAGCCGGGACACGGCCCCGTTCGGCCTCGGCATCCCTCCGCTGCCGGGCGCCGTGGGCCGGGTGCGGAACGCCGCGCTGCGTTTCGTGGCCCAGCGCGTCGTCTTCGCCTCCGTGCAGCGCGACGCGACCGCTCGACTGCGCGGGATCACGGGACACGGACTGCCCACGTTCGTGCTGAACTGGCCCTCGCTCGCGGACGGGATCGTGCAGTTCACGGTGCCGTCCTTCGAGTACCCCCGGCCGGATCTGCCGACCGAGGTCCACTTCGTCGGACCCGTCTCGCGCAGCGGCCGCGACGTGCCGTTGCCGGCGTGGTGGAGCGAGCTCGACGGATCGCGTCCCGTCGTGCACGTGACACAGGGCACGATCGCGAACGCCGACGTCGAGGATCTGCTGCTGCCCACGGTCCGGGCCCTCGCCGCGGTCGACGTGGTCGTCGTCGTGTCCACCGGCGGTCGCGACGTGGCGGCCCTCGGCGAGCTGCCGGCGAACGCCTGGGCCGCCCCCTTCCTGCCCTACGACGTCCTGTTGCCCAAGACGTCGGTGCTCGTCACGAACGGCGGGTACGGCGGCGTGCACTTCGCCATGCGGCACGGCGTGCCCATCGTCATCGCGGGTCAGACCGAGGACAAGGCGGAGGTGTCGGCGCGCGTCGCCTGGTCGGGGGTGGGGATCGACCTGCGCAGCAACCGCCCGAGCGAGGAGGCGATCCGCCAGGCCGTGCGTCGAGTGCTGGGGGAACCCTCGTACCGTGCCGCGAGCCGGCGGATCGGCGACGACATCGCCGCGGCTCCGGGTGTGGCGGGCATCCTGCCGCTCATCGAGCGGTACGCGGGCTCGCGCGTCGAGTAG
- a CDS encoding TetR/AcrR family transcriptional regulator, whose protein sequence is MTVLNEDLPRKTRVYRSAVRAAAASETRRRIVDAALASFTADGYAATTLRAIAQRARVSVETVNGHGPKRDLLFAAFELAFAEREGREPMGERADFAATAEVVDARAFLAALVNVTTDAFARSAGIWRAVNAAADVDPAVAETLADLVARRRREFAGLVRAYGERGGTVPSDIDAAVDVLSLVVSHESFTHLVETSGWARARFERWAAATAVAQLEALAAEERGGEPSS, encoded by the coding sequence GTGACTGTACTGAATGAAGACCTACCACGCAAGACCCGCGTCTACCGCTCCGCGGTACGGGCCGCCGCCGCATCCGAGACCCGACGACGCATCGTCGACGCGGCGCTCGCGAGCTTCACCGCGGACGGTTACGCGGCCACCACCTTGCGCGCCATCGCGCAACGAGCTCGCGTGAGCGTCGAGACGGTGAACGGCCACGGCCCCAAGCGCGATCTGCTCTTCGCGGCGTTCGAGCTCGCCTTCGCCGAGCGGGAGGGCCGTGAGCCGATGGGCGAGCGTGCGGACTTCGCGGCCACGGCCGAGGTGGTCGACGCCCGTGCGTTCCTCGCCGCCCTCGTGAACGTGACGACGGACGCGTTCGCCCGCTCAGCCGGGATCTGGCGAGCGGTCAACGCGGCCGCCGACGTCGATCCGGCCGTCGCTGAGACGCTCGCGGACCTCGTCGCGCGCCGCCGGCGGGAGTTCGCCGGTCTAGTCCGCGCCTACGGCGAACGGGGCGGCACGGTGCCGAGCGACATCGATGCCGCGGTCGACGTGTTGAGTCTGGTGGTGTCGCACGAGAGCTTCACGCACCTCGTGGAGACGAGCGGATGGGCGCGCGCGCGCTTCGAACGCTGGGCGGCCGCCACGGCGGTGGCGCAGCTCGAGGCACTCGCGGCCGAGGAACGCGGGGGCGAGCCCTCGAGCTGA
- a CDS encoding NUDIX hydrolase family protein gives MSSVGTPDPNSGWLSDEELAETRRRLPLLYVEAVPVRTDGMGTVTEVGVLLRANAAGSITRTLVSGRVMFGETLRNALYRHLEKDLGPMAFPQLPLSPVPFSVAEYFPIPGLSAYVDERQHAVALAYVVPVTGTCEPRQDALELTWMTPAEASSPSIHAEMEGGRGTLLRQALASVGVLG, from the coding sequence ATGAGTTCCGTCGGCACCCCTGACCCGAATTCCGGCTGGCTCTCCGACGAGGAACTCGCGGAGACCCGACGGCGACTGCCCCTGCTCTACGTCGAGGCCGTACCGGTGCGCACGGATGGGATGGGCACGGTCACCGAGGTCGGCGTGCTGTTGCGCGCCAATGCGGCCGGGTCGATCACGCGCACCCTCGTGAGCGGACGCGTCATGTTCGGTGAGACGCTGCGCAACGCGCTGTACCGCCACCTCGAGAAGGACCTCGGCCCGATGGCGTTCCCGCAGCTGCCGCTCAGCCCCGTGCCGTTCTCGGTGGCCGAGTATTTCCCCATCCCGGGACTCAGTGCGTACGTCGACGAGCGGCAGCACGCCGTCGCGCTCGCCTACGTCGTGCCGGTGACCGGCACGTGCGAGCCGCGCCAGGATGCGCTCGAGCTCACCTGGATGACTCCGGCCGAGGCGTCGAGCCCGTCGATCCACGCCGAGATGGAGGGCGGCCGCGGCACCCTCCTGCGTCAGGCGCTCGCCTCCGTCGGCGTGCTCGGCTGA
- a CDS encoding alpha/beta hydrolase gives MTAYRALDARAVLWSAGEHHWGDKPLIVLLHGRGAHEGDLFALSPALPLNAVVASVRATVPEGGGWSWFEPAPGTRGGTSREAQADASATAVLDWLDTLPFTRILTLGFSEGAAIATQLLRLAPERVAATAAISGYVVRGVHAGDERLAEVRPPLFWGRGTLDEVIPAAAIEHSAEWLPRHTRLTERIYEDVAHGISAAETRDIAAFLREHLR, from the coding sequence ATGACCGCATACCGCGCACTCGATGCGAGGGCCGTGCTGTGGTCGGCCGGCGAGCACCACTGGGGCGACAAACCGCTCATCGTGCTGCTGCACGGCAGGGGCGCCCACGAGGGCGACCTTTTCGCGCTCTCGCCCGCGCTGCCGCTGAACGCGGTCGTCGCGTCAGTGCGTGCGACCGTGCCCGAGGGCGGCGGATGGTCGTGGTTCGAGCCCGCGCCGGGCACCCGGGGCGGCACCTCGCGGGAGGCGCAAGCGGATGCGTCGGCGACGGCCGTGCTCGACTGGCTGGACACCCTGCCGTTCACGCGCATCCTCACCCTCGGCTTCAGCGAGGGTGCCGCGATCGCGACCCAGCTGCTGCGCCTCGCGCCGGAACGGGTCGCCGCGACGGCGGCGATCAGCGGATACGTCGTGCGCGGCGTGCACGCGGGCGACGAACGACTCGCCGAGGTGCGTCCGCCGCTGTTCTGGGGGCGCGGCACCCTCGACGAGGTCATCCCAGCTGCCGCGATCGAGCACTCCGCCGAGTGGCTGCCGCGCCACACCCGACTCACCGAGCGCATCTACGAAGACGTCGCGCACGGCATCTCGGCGGCGGAGACGCGCGACATCGCGGCGTTCCTGCGCGAGCACCTGCGCTGA